The Lolium perenne isolate Kyuss_39 chromosome 6, Kyuss_2.0, whole genome shotgun sequence genome segment CATGGGTctcgttttttttaaaaaatttttATTTGATGTTGTAGCTGCTATCTTTTTTTCTATATACATGGTCAAACTTTATGAAGTTTAACTTTAACCAAAACTAAATGCACTACATGTTAGCATAGAGGGAGTACATACCAGTACAAAATAAGAAGCCCTAGTGCGCATGGCTAGGGGTTGGTCGGCATAGTTGGATCGAAGGTTGCATGCTGAGACTGCGTGGTGGGTTTGAGTGGGTTGCACGTGTGTGTATTCCATTAAAAATATAGATGCTTTGTGATCAGGTTTGTACTGTATTTTAAtatatctgaaaattctcatcacGATGATTATCAGATACCTGTGTGGTATGTAGTATCCACTTAATTAGCACATAAGGTGTTTTGTCTGATCTTCATAGACCTGGCGTGTATACTAGTCTGTAATGACCCTTTCACAAAGGAATCACTTTAAAACATTACTTAATTACATATGTTTCATTGCAGGACTTACTTTTGGCGTGTCCTCCGTGATTGTTGCAATACTTACAACAGTCATAAAGCTCGAAAGGAGTAAACGGAAGGAACTATTCAGAAAGAACGGTGGTAAGGCACTCCAGGATGTGACAGGGCTGGTCATTTTCACAAAGGAGGAACTGAGGAAAATAACGGATAACGATTCAAATTTTCTTGGTAAAGGAAGGTTTGGTAATGTCTACAAAGGGACTCTTCGTGACAATACAGTGGTAGCAGTCAAGGCCTCTATTAAAGTAAGTAAAGAAACAAAGGATGAATTTACAGAGGAAGTGAAGATTCAATCAAAAATGATTCACAAGAACATTCTCAAACTCATTGGTTGCTGCCTTGAGGTGGATGTTCCAAAATTAGTGTATGAATTTGCTGCTAATGGGAGCCTTGAAGATACCCTTTACCGCAGAAAACGTCCACTTAGCTTAAACTTGCGTTTGGACATTGCAATTGGGTCAGCAGAAGGGTTAAAGTACATGCACTCCGACGCACCTCTAGTCATAAGACATGGTGATATCAAACCAGGAAACATACTTCTAGATGAAAATTTCACACCAAAAATATCCGATTTTGGTTTGTCAAAACTTCTTACACTGGAATATTGCATTGCTGACTCTGTGGTTGGGCCATTTGCTTACATAGACCCAGTTTACAGGAAGACTGGCCTTTTAACACAAAAGAGTGATGTCTACAGTTTTGGAGCAGTTCTTGTGGAACTGGTTACCCGGGAGCAAAATGATAATGGGCAGGAGAGGATCAAAAGGTTCTGTAGACTTTATGCTGAACAAGGGAGTGCACAGGCCATGTTTGACAAGGAAATTGAGACTGATGAAGATATCTTTATGCTGGAACAAATTGGCAAGCTGGCAACCGAATGTCTAGAAGAGGATACACacaatcgaccatacatgacggaggtagtggaacGGCTTGTGATGCTTAGGAGACGCAGGAAGCATGGGATTACACAAGATAGAAGTGACCCCGAAGACACTATCACCCATGGTAGTGAATCTACTAGTGCCTCGGTTTTAGTGCCATCCACTCCAGACTGCTATAGGCCAACATAACAAGTATCAAATGGTTTACAATCTTATCAATATATTGTTGTACCTAGTAAGTTTCGAGCATGCCCACCATTACAGTGATTGTGTGTAACACATGTGTGTTCTGACATTGTAATGAATTGACAAGATAAGAAATGTATAATTAAATATGCAGAATACATTACTTGTGTATGGCTAACTTTTGCAGGCACAAACCCAACAGGCAGGCGTATGATTAGTCTGCAAACAAGAATTAGAAATTTCGTTTCTTCCGTGTAAGTTGTAACATCATTGGGCATTTTTAATGTGATAGTGCGGACTACAAACAACTGATATTCTAGTCATGAGACTAATCTCCAAAAGATGATTGCCTAATTATATGACGGATATATTTGTGGATAGGTGCACCTGCAGTTGAAGATCCGGATACTCTGTTTCTACTTGAAATGCCGTAGTACTGAAATGAGATGGGGAAGGAGGAAGGAGGTACCTCTCTCAGTATCCGGCTTAAAATGAAAGCGATATGGACGGAGGGCTGTACACCTCTCTGTATCCAGTCGCCCTTTTCTCCCTTCCCAGACTCCAGGGAAGCAGGAAGGAACCCACAGAAAGAATATAATGTCTCACGAAAAACTTGTTACTGTGAGTCAAACATTCAGATTTCTTCAGCTAAAAAAAACATTCCCTCTGTCCAAAAAAATTTTTACTCATCTTTTTCTAGATACGAATGTATCTGCTATCTATACATTAAAATGCGTCTAGATACATCTGCATCTAGACAAAGCGAAGTCACTTATTTTAGGATGGAGGCAGTACATATTAAGATTTATTTTTTTTCTAGGGAAATTTAGATTGGAACTTTATGAATTTGTTTGTTTCCAAATAATGAATCACGCCAACAAAATTATGCTCTTGGTATTCAGTAATAAAAGAAATGATACAAAACAAGGTTCATACTCAAATTAGAGGAAGCGCATCTAAGACATTCGGTCGAACAGTTGGTGGGCGTGGAGCCACCTAGTTGCTGTACATGACCAGCGTTTAAATTAGCCAGGAACAATGTTCGAGGGCCGCGGAATGATAGATGGAGAAGAAGGGGTGGATAGGACGCTTACAGGAGATGTGGTTCCTTCTCCTAAAGACGGCGTTGAGCACCGGCGGCATGAGGCAGATTGGGGACAACCAGTGTGAGAGTGGGAGCGACAACCAGGTGAGCAGCACTTGCCGCTTATTGGGCCGACTTCGAGGTTCCAAATTGTCCCAGTGAACACGAAATCCAGTCCATAAAATAAGCTTATATGTAGCTAAAAAAAAGCAATTTTGCATGGAGTCACAATCGATCCGATGCATGAACACAACAATTTTGCAAATGCACCATCACAAGCTAAACACCTCTTATACATACTTTTGCTTCGGCGTAGTTTTTTTCCGCGAATGATAGGATCAGACGGCTGTAAAATTGTATCAGCCGCCTTTCTAGCCGTCAGATCTAGTTAAATGAGCGAATTTCGCGCGTCCGATCATGGTACAAAAACGACTCGTATGTAACAAATTTTTGTGTCATATGTAACAGCAGTCTccaatattttttattttatcaCAAAAAATGTACACTTTATTTTTGCTAATGGTACAAAAAAAATTCAAAGGGACTCTGCCTACGTAACATTTTAAAACAAGTTATATTGTAATACAATTTTTCATTGCAATGCATCGGATAAATTTGTCCATCATTAGGCATTAACATTGGTGCAATTTTTTCTCTATCATATACACAAAAATAATTATTGTACAAGAGCCCAATTTTTGGTAAAAACCGGCTCCTCTCACTGCCTCCTTCGGGCGATAGGGGGCGAACCCTAGCCCCTCACCGCCGCCACCCCTCCCCACCTTCTTCCCCCCTCGTTACTACCTGAGGCTACTACCGGGCAAAGCTGCGCgacgccggtgaagggggcgaAGGGGACCTAGTCCCTCTAGGCTCCTTGTGGGGCTGCTGGCGGCTCGCTGCATGCGGGCGTGGTCGTGAGCGGCCAAGACGCGGCGGAGGAGCAGCGGTGGTGGGGCAAGACAACGAAATGTGGCGTGCGCGGGCCTAAATGGCTTTGTGCGGAGTTGGTTGGGCTGCGCGGGCTTGCCTCGAGGTCGCGTTACGACTTGTGGCGGCCGAGGCAGAGGCAGAGTGCTCCTTCTTCCGCTTCCACGGGCGAGGCTGCAGGGGATGAGCGCGACGCTGAACATCGGGATGACGGCCCTGGGACCTTTGGGCAGCTGGTCCTGGGAGATCATGTTTCTGCGGCCGCCGGCTCTACCTTGGATCACCATGTCAGTGTCCGTCGAAGCTCCCTCTCTGTGGCGGTTGGCGACGCCCGCGGTGCTCTTCTTGGTGAGCTTGGTCGGCAATATTCGTGCGGCTCGGCTCGTCAACCCCGTGTGGTGCGGGCGGAGGCACTAGAGCGCGATGAGTTCCCTGATCTGGTTGTGGAGGCGGTGGTGGCTCGTGTGCGGCGGTGGCGTTGCTGCTACATAATAGGGGTGTGTCTGCGGGGTGCGGGCTGGCGGCGGTTCGATCTTCCTCTCTTTATCCGGCTGCATGGGGTGTGGAGTCTCGATTGCTCCGGGCGAAAGCCTGACCGTGCGACGTACGTGGATGTTGACGTCCTTCTTGGGGGCGGTCGTGGAGCTATGTGACATTCGCTACTCTCGTGTACACGTCTTCTGGTGAATGCCTAGATCCCGCTTTGCGGTATCTGACGATGGTGTCGTTCCATCATCGTTCCCCCCTTGAGGGTGTCGTCTTGAAACCGGTGATCCCCTTCACACACACTCCAGTGGGCTTGACACACTCGGCATCTCGGTTTGCAGGAGGTCAACCAGAGATGTGGGGGTCCGGGCGAAGGCATGTGAGGCAACGCCAATGGTTAAGAGCAAGGTTGGGTTGCGGCAAGACCGTGTTAGTCGGCTTCGTTCCGACGTGCTTATTTTTTGGGGTGTTACATCCGGCCGCCGCCACACCCTCCCTACACCGCAACCGCGCTGGAGATGGGCGGATCTTCCCGCCGCCGCTCCCCTCCGCCCATCCGCAGCTCCAGGGGCATGCCGCGTCGTTGAACTAGTGCCCCCGCCAACCACCCTCCGCCACCGCATAGCCACTACCATGGCGTACGGCAACGCGAGTGGGGAACGTGGGTGGCCGAGATCACCAACCGGAACACCGATCGACACATCTGGCTTGACATATTTCAGTCGGCGGCACATGAGGCATGGAGGCACGATGTCGAGAACGTCCGCCTCCGCAGCATCAACTGCGGCGCCCTCAACTTCCTGCTCGGCTCCGAGGATCCCATGCCGGAGCTCTTCGCGCCGCCACACCGCGGCGCGGCGCCCAGCTCGCGAGGGTGGACCGCGAGGCATGAGAATGCCTAGAGGCCGAGCGCTCCAGCCGGTGCATAAGGAGAGTCTTCATGTCAATGAGGGAGGAGTACATGGTGAACCTCCAACGCCAAAACCCCGAGCGCGTGGCGGCAGAGGCGGCGGCGTACACCATGTACGAGCAGTGCCGCAGAGGGAGGAGACGGCGCGATGATGACTTCAACTTCCTTCGAGGACTAGACGGCTGCGGAGAGGCACAACCGACGACTTCCTCGATTTAAACTTTACTTTAGGGTTTTGTTTAGGTTAAGTTCCATTCATGTTTTAGTTAAATCCTATGAACTATGTGTGAATTGTATGAAACGCGGTCGAAATCGTTTAAAATCATATGAAATTTGTCCAAATGATGTTCTAGTTTTAGGGGTTCCAATCTCGCGGCCACCATTTAGAGGAGCAAAATTATTTTTCTCTATTTTTATCCGCCCGTTTGCTCCAAATTTTTTTTGGTTGGGCC includes the following:
- the LOC127308913 gene encoding wall-associated receptor kinase 2 — encoded protein: MPTVFFLPATAMLLLSAIAAHGLTVKAGCKGSCGGVDIPYPFGIGAGCFRPGFEILCSSNTSYLAGKTTLSSGIRVLSLSVMPRPEVRVLLPVAFQCFTAANRRTGHSFGEVDFNPVGVYRISSTHNELFVLGCNTLVYISSGPTGRYKYSYYAGCVAFCNDSQSARDGACAGVGCCRVDIPPGLTGNSMHLQESVGTWSHIDQEFSPCDYAFIVEKGAYQFKVDDLTKMPTTQAMPMRLDWAIRDSDIQSTGSMYTCAQVVNKTGYTCVSNNSECVDSTNGPGYICNCTAGYEGNPYLLNGCKNINECARPEEFPCNGECHDTEGSYNCFCRRGYQSDGDPKENPCNPKFSRTAKLALGLTFGVSSVIVAILTTVIKLERSKRKELFRKNGGKALQDVTGLVIFTKEELRKITDNDSNFLGKGRFGNVYKGTLRDNTVVAVKASIKVSKETKDEFTEEVKIQSKMIHKNILKLIGCCLEVDVPKLVYEFAANGSLEDTLYRRKRPLSLNLRLDIAIGSAEGLKYMHSDAPLVIRHGDIKPGNILLDENFTPKISDFGLSKLLTLEYCIADSVVGPFAYIDPVYRKTGLLTQKSDVYSFGAVLVELVTREQNDNGQERIKRFCRLYAEQGSAQAMFDKEIETDEDIFMLEQIGKLATECLEEDTHNRPYMTEVVERLVMLRRRRKHGITQDRSDPEDTITHGSESTSASVLVPSTPDCYRPT